TTTGGCACAATCCCGCAATCTGGTGTTGAGGGTGAGTTGGGTGTTTTCCGAATTCGGCGCCAATATGGGGTCGCGCATGCTGGCGGCGGCGTGCGCGGGCCAGCCTTTGCGCATGGCCTCTGACCAATGGGGTTCTCCCACCTATGCGGGACACATTGCGGAAACGGTGTGGGCACTGGTGCCGGCGCTGTTACGGGGCGAGCCCGGTGGGCTGTATCATCTGAGCGGCCTGAGTGCGGTAATGCCTGCGGCCAGCCGCTGGGATCTGGCGGCGGGGCTGGTAGAGGCGGCCATCGCTGCCGCCATGTTGCCGGCAGATTACCGGGTGGATGCCACCACCCAGGCGCAGTGGCAGGCACTGTTCGGCGTGCCTGCGGCCAGCCGGCCGGACTTCTCTGCCATGGCCAATGACAAGCTGGCCGCGCGGCTCGGACGTGCACTACCCCATTGGCAGCAGGGATTGGCGCCCTGTGTGACCGGCTTGTTGGCGCAATCATGATAAACTGGGCAATTATCCAAACAGGACAATAACCGGTGAGCACTCCAGCAACACCCATTCAACCTCAGGATACCGAGCAGTCTCTCACCGCCGGCCAGATCTATCTGCGCTTGCTGGGCTATGTGCGCGATCACGCGGGTCTGTTTGCCATCAGCATTTTTGGCCTGGCCATATTTGCCGCATCCCAGCCCATGTTTGCCTGGGTGATGGAATACCTGATTGACGAAGCGATTCCGAATAACCGGCCCGAGGACCGCTGGATTGTGCCGGTGGCGATGATGGCGATTTTCGGGTTGCGAGGTTTTGGTCAGTTTATTGGCAATTATTTCAGCGCGCGCGTGTCTTTAGCGATAGTCCACACCTTGCGGATTCAGTTGTTTAACCAACTGACGGCGATGCCGGGGGTGTATTTCGATAACAATAATTCCGGCCACCTGATTTCCCGCATCACCTACAACGTCACCCAGGTCACGGCAGCGGCCACCGAAGCCTTTAAAGTGATCGTGCGCGAAGGTCTGACCGTTGTGTTCTTGTTGGGCTACCTGATTTACAGCGACTGGAAGCTCACGCTGATCTTTCTCGGCGTGGGGCCACTGATAGGGCTCATCGTCTGGCAGGTGGGCCTGCGCTTGCGCAAGTTGTCGGCCAAAGTGCAGCATTCCATGGGCGATGTGACCCATGTGGCCTCAGAAATGATCAATGGCTACCGGGTGATGCGCTCCTTTGGCGGCGAGCACTACGAGCAAACCCGCTTCAAGCAGGCGTCGGAAAAAAACACCCGGCAAAACCTGAAAATCGCGCTCACCAGTGCGGCCAATACGCCGGTTATTCAGTTGATGGTGGCCGTGGCCATGGGCTTCGTGGTGTACCTGGCCCTGACGTTCATGGGCACGTCCAACCCTGGCGCCTTTGTGGCCTATATCACCGCGGCGGCATTAATCCCCAAACCGGTGCGTCAGCTGTCCGAGGTCAACTCCACCATCCAGAAAGGCATTGCCGCGGCGAGCAGCATTTTCATTCAGCTGGATGAAATTACCGAAACGGACACGGGTGATTACCAG
This region of Simiduia agarivorans SA1 = DSM 21679 genomic DNA includes:
- the rfbD gene encoding dTDP-4-dehydrorhamnose reductase, which produces MQLPKLLILGAGGQVGQALQASSPGLYTLITPTRADLDLTASAAIEPFIIATKPALVINCAAYNFVDKAEQERERCRLINATAVARMAAACERLAIPLVHFSTDYVFEGKAAGSALYTEDEPPCPVNHYGQTKLAGERAALAQSRNLVLRVSWVFSEFGANMGSRMLAAACAGQPLRMASDQWGSPTYAGHIAETVWALVPALLRGEPGGLYHLSGLSAVMPAASRWDLAAGLVEAAIAAAMLPADYRVDATTQAQWQALFGVPAASRPDFSAMANDKLAARLGRALPHWQQGLAPCVTGLLAQS
- the msbA gene encoding lipid A export permease/ATP-binding protein MsbA, whose product is MSTPATPIQPQDTEQSLTAGQIYLRLLGYVRDHAGLFAISIFGLAIFAASQPMFAWVMEYLIDEAIPNNRPEDRWIVPVAMMAIFGLRGFGQFIGNYFSARVSLAIVHTLRIQLFNQLTAMPGVYFDNNNSGHLISRITYNVTQVTAAATEAFKVIVREGLTVVFLLGYLIYSDWKLTLIFLGVGPLIGLIVWQVGLRLRKLSAKVQHSMGDVTHVASEMINGYRVMRSFGGEHYEQTRFKQASEKNTRQNLKIALTSAANTPVIQLMVAVAMGFVVYLALTFMGTSNPGAFVAYITAAALIPKPVRQLSEVNSTIQKGIAAASSIFIQLDEITETDTGDYQTKRVQGALAIKHLNFSYDGKKQVLKNISLDIPAGKTVALVGRSGSGKTTLASLIPRFYQHEDGEILLDGIEINRYTLSSLRAQIALVSQQVTLFNDTVYNNIAYGTLADASEEDVLAAARAAHALDFIEKMPDGMQTLIGENGVRLSGGQRQRLAIARALLKNAPLLILDEATSALDTESERSIQDALEAVMKNRTTLVIAHRLSTIENADHIVVMDHGEIVEQGDHASLLAQQGYYAKLHAMQFEEE